One window of Xanthobacter dioxanivorans genomic DNA carries:
- a CDS encoding Mu transposase C-terminal domain-containing protein — translation MDTIYRLPIQRPWLTLAIDVASRIVVGFYLSLKAPSSASVALAIHHAVMPKAEWLLARGIQLDWPVSGLPDIIHVDTAREFRARALARGAAEYGISLVHRLVATPHYGGHIERLIGTMMGAVHMLPGTTFSSISERGDYDPERHAVMTIEELERWLTLEIVGRYHNEVHSSLQMPPNAAWREALDRCRAPFRHPHDEQQFLYDFLPFEERSIRRDGVHIFGLRYWDDVLSPWAGRLDRQLRVKYDPRDLSCVFVEGPDGAHWPIRYADLRRPRITLGEHRLAQAALRQRGVRLTDEQLIFDTVEAQRELLETSASITKSARRQVARRARSLNAADQGAVAEVVTPGPKEEPETLSVLAVEEWS, via the coding sequence GTGGACACGATCTACCGCCTGCCGATCCAGCGGCCATGGCTGACGCTCGCGATCGACGTGGCAAGCCGCATCGTGGTGGGCTTTTATCTGAGCCTCAAGGCTCCATCCTCGGCATCGGTCGCCCTGGCCATACATCATGCGGTAATGCCGAAGGCGGAGTGGCTCCTCGCGCGTGGCATCCAGCTCGATTGGCCTGTGTCGGGCCTGCCGGACATCATCCATGTCGACACTGCGCGCGAATTCCGCGCCCGGGCGCTGGCCCGTGGAGCCGCCGAGTACGGCATCTCGCTGGTCCACCGGCTTGTGGCGACCCCGCACTATGGCGGCCACATCGAGCGGCTGATTGGCACCATGATGGGAGCGGTCCATATGCTCCCGGGCACCACCTTCAGCTCCATTTCAGAACGCGGCGACTACGATCCCGAGCGTCACGCCGTCATGACGATCGAAGAGCTCGAACGCTGGCTGACGCTCGAAATCGTCGGCCGTTACCACAACGAGGTCCACAGCAGCCTGCAGATGCCTCCGAACGCCGCCTGGCGGGAGGCTCTCGATCGTTGCCGCGCGCCGTTCCGGCACCCGCATGACGAACAGCAGTTCCTCTACGACTTCCTGCCGTTCGAGGAGCGCAGCATCCGTCGGGATGGCGTGCACATCTTCGGCCTGCGCTACTGGGATGACGTTCTGAGCCCCTGGGCAGGCCGGCTTGATCGACAGCTGCGGGTCAAATACGATCCACGCGACCTGTCCTGTGTGTTCGTTGAGGGCCCTGACGGCGCCCATTGGCCGATCCGGTATGCCGATCTGCGCCGCCCCCGCATCACGCTCGGCGAGCACCGGCTGGCCCAGGCGGCCTTGAGGCAGCGTGGCGTACGGCTCACCGATGAGCAACTGATCTTCGACACGGTCGAGGCCCAGCGCGAGCTGCTGGAGACCTCTGCATCGATCACGAAATCCGCACGCCGCCAGGTCGCGCGGCGGGCGAGATCGCTCAACGCCGCGGATCAGGGCGCCGTGGCGGAGGTCGTCACGCCTGGTCCGAAGGAAGAGCCGGAGACGTTGTCCGTTCTGGCGGTCGAGGAATGGTCATGA
- a CDS encoding type II toxin-antitoxin system Phd/YefM family antitoxin — MEWPLQDAKNQFSRVVQKARSEGPQIVTLRGERAAVVLSVADYDALRAGRPSLVDDLLSGPAWDDELAEAVATRATTASRDVAL, encoded by the coding sequence ATGGAATGGCCGCTGCAGGACGCCAAGAACCAGTTCTCCCGGGTCGTACAGAAGGCACGCAGCGAAGGTCCACAGATCGTCACGCTGCGCGGCGAGCGCGCCGCCGTCGTGCTGTCAGTCGCCGACTACGATGCGCTGCGCGCCGGCCGGCCGAGCCTGGTCGACGATCTGCTTTCCGGCCCTGCCTGGGATGACGAGCTCGCCGAGGCCGTTGCCACCCGCGCGACCACAGCGAGCCGCGATGTGGCGCTCTGA
- a CDS encoding type II toxin-antitoxin system VapC family toxin translates to MYLVDTNIISEARRGSPQATSWLRGVDPLSVHLSTLTLGEIMRGIALKQRSDPKTAGHLAEWLRKIRYDHAERILPVTDPISVEWGRIAGIRPSGDIDGLIAATAIVHDLILVTRNVADFEDTGASVVNPWETAR, encoded by the coding sequence ATGTACCTCGTCGACACCAACATCATCTCCGAGGCCCGGCGCGGCTCACCACAGGCGACGTCCTGGCTGCGCGGCGTGGATCCGCTCAGCGTCCATCTCAGCACCCTGACGCTCGGCGAGATCATGCGCGGCATCGCGCTGAAGCAGAGATCCGACCCGAAGACGGCCGGCCACCTCGCCGAGTGGCTGCGCAAGATCCGCTACGATCATGCCGAGCGTATCCTTCCGGTCACCGACCCGATTTCGGTCGAGTGGGGGCGGATCGCCGGGATCCGGCCGAGTGGCGACATCGACGGGCTGATCGCCGCGACGGCGATCGTCCACGACCTGATCCTCGTCACCCGCAATGTCGCGGACTTCGAGGATACCGGCGCGTCGGTCGTCAACCCCTGGGAGACCGCGCGCTGA
- a CDS encoding tyrosine-type recombinase/integrase, translated as MTADPGGDDNRIDGDSPSPLPAVSDIVSSSALPAHLERLADRARDYVDAASSANTRKAYGSDWRHFSGWCRRQGLEMFPPSPQVVGLYITACASGAATADRKPNAVATIERRLSALAWNYTQRGTPLDRTDRHIATVLAGIRNTHAAPPRQKEAVLPENVIAMLETLDRASLRGLRDRAMLLLGFAGGLRRSEVVGLDLHRDDTEDGGGWIEILKKGMIVTLRGKNGWREVEIGRGSSDATCPVVALETWLKLAKIGHGPLFRRVTSQGKNVGPDRLTDKQVARLVKRTALAAGVRADLTEGEREQKFAGHSLRAGLASSAEVDERYVQKQLGHASAEMTRRYQRRRDRFRVNLTKAAGL; from the coding sequence ATGACCGCAGACCCAGGCGGGGACGACAACCGGATCGACGGGGACTCCCCCTCCCCTCTCCCGGCTGTTTCGGACATAGTGTCGTCGTCCGCACTGCCGGCTCATCTCGAGAGGCTCGCCGACCGCGCCCGCGACTATGTCGATGCCGCGAGCTCGGCCAACACCCGCAAGGCTTACGGTTCCGATTGGCGGCACTTCTCGGGGTGGTGCCGGCGCCAGGGGCTCGAGATGTTCCCGCCCTCCCCTCAGGTCGTCGGCCTCTACATCACCGCCTGCGCCTCCGGTGCCGCCACGGCCGACCGCAAGCCGAACGCCGTGGCGACGATCGAACGGCGCTTGTCGGCCCTGGCGTGGAACTACACGCAGCGCGGCACGCCGCTCGACCGGACCGATCGACACATCGCGACCGTGCTCGCGGGCATCCGCAACACCCATGCCGCCCCGCCCCGCCAGAAGGAGGCGGTTCTGCCCGAAAACGTCATCGCCATGCTGGAGACGCTCGATCGCGCGTCGCTACGTGGCCTGCGCGACCGCGCCATGCTGTTGCTGGGTTTCGCCGGTGGCCTGCGCCGATCCGAGGTCGTCGGCCTCGACCTCCATCGCGACGACACCGAGGATGGTGGCGGATGGATCGAGATCCTCAAGAAGGGCATGATCGTCACGCTGCGCGGCAAGAACGGTTGGCGCGAGGTCGAGATTGGTCGCGGCTCGTCGGACGCGACCTGCCCCGTGGTGGCACTCGAAACCTGGCTGAAGCTGGCGAAGATTGGCCACGGCCCCCTCTTTCGGCGCGTGACCAGCCAAGGCAAGAACGTCGGCCCGGACAGGCTGACCGACAAGCAGGTCGCTCGGCTGGTCAAGCGGACCGCGCTCGCCGCCGGGGTCCGGGCCGACCTCACCGAGGGCGAGCGAGAGCAGAAATTCGCTGGCCATTCGTTGCGCGCCGGTCTCGCCTCTTCGGCCGAAGTTGACGAGCGTTACGTCCAGAAGCAGCTCGGTCACGCGAGTGCGGAAATGACCCGCCGCTACCAACGCCGGCGTGACCGCTTCCGGGTGAACCTCACCAAGGCCGCCGGCCTCTGA
- the repC gene encoding plasmid replication protein RepC encodes MTEYIATTPFGRRTMTLGQIASQVKARTAPKDAVVHKWQTFQHIREARDLVGATDRALAILSALLSFHQETALTGDSDIVVWPSNEQLMARANGMPPTSLRRHLAVLVECGLIIRRDSPNGKRYARKGRGGQIEQAFGFDLSPIVARAAEFKDLAEAVQAEKRAFRVAKERLTLLRRDIVKMIDTGIEESVPGNWGRVQQSYQAVMNRLPRSAPRQIVESVCEELEALWRDIRDVLESFADSQNMDANESHSGRHIQNSNPDSLSESENGFRDKKEADGNVEENDKLRSLPKRDLPLGIVLDACSNLRELAQGGQIRHWRDFLAAAELARPMLGISPSAWREAREVLGEQQAGITLAAMYQRADQINSAGGYLRSLTERARAGKFSTWPMVMALLRAKLDASKPPAARPETADEPSGPRQQGGTGGGLASPELRKLLEKRPKDPGRGWE; translated from the coding sequence ATGACGGAATACATTGCGACGACGCCCTTCGGGCGCCGAACGATGACACTTGGCCAAATTGCAAGCCAGGTGAAGGCACGCACGGCGCCGAAGGACGCCGTCGTCCATAAGTGGCAGACCTTCCAACATATCCGCGAGGCCCGTGACCTCGTCGGAGCAACGGATCGCGCGCTTGCGATCCTGAGTGCCCTGTTGTCGTTCCATCAGGAGACCGCGCTCACCGGCGATAGCGATATCGTCGTGTGGCCGTCGAACGAGCAGCTGATGGCGCGCGCCAACGGCATGCCGCCGACGAGCCTTCGCCGGCATCTCGCGGTCCTCGTCGAGTGCGGGCTGATCATTCGAAGGGATAGCCCGAACGGGAAGCGCTACGCCCGTAAGGGGCGCGGAGGTCAGATCGAGCAGGCGTTCGGCTTCGATCTCTCGCCGATCGTCGCGCGCGCAGCCGAGTTCAAGGACCTGGCGGAAGCCGTGCAGGCCGAGAAGCGGGCCTTCCGCGTCGCCAAGGAGAGGCTGACGCTCCTGCGCCGGGATATCGTCAAGATGATCGACACCGGCATCGAGGAAAGCGTGCCGGGCAATTGGGGCAGGGTGCAGCAGAGCTATCAGGCGGTAATGAACCGTTTACCACGTTCGGCCCCACGACAGATCGTGGAGAGCGTCTGCGAGGAACTCGAGGCGCTCTGGCGGGATATCCGTGACGTGCTGGAATCATTCGCAGATTCCCAAAATATGGACGCCAATGAGTCCCATTCTGGTCGCCACATACAGAATTCAAATCCAGACTCCCTATCTGAATCTGAAAATGGCTTTCGGGATAAGAAAGAAGCGGACGGCAACGTCGAGGAAAACGACAAGCTCCGGAGCCTGCCGAAGCGTGACCTGCCATTGGGGATCGTGCTGGACGCCTGCTCGAACCTGCGTGAGCTGGCCCAGGGCGGTCAAATCCGCCACTGGCGCGATTTCCTGGCCGCCGCGGAGCTTGCCCGGCCGATGCTGGGGATCAGTCCGAGCGCCTGGCGGGAGGCCCGCGAGGTCCTTGGCGAGCAGCAGGCCGGGATCACGCTGGCGGCGATGTATCAGCGCGCCGACCAGATCAACAGCGCCGGCGGCTACCTGCGCAGCCTGACGGAGCGGGCCCGGGCCGGCAAATTCTCGACCTGGCCGATGGTCATGGCGTTGCTGCGCGCGAAGCTCGATGCCTCGAAACCGCCGGCGGCACGGCCGGAAACCGCCGACGAGCCAAGCGGGCCGCGACAACAGGGTGGTACTGGCGGCGGCCTGGCGAGCCCCGAGCTCCGGAAGCTTCTGGAAAAGCGGCCGAAGGATCCAGGCCGTGGGTGGGAATGA
- the repB gene encoding plasmid partitioning protein RepB has translation MAKRPAGKSILANFGAFSQPDAEAPAPSGPKDPSTPPVQPVARVGAGVIGATQRSLTELREERDNLRALVEAGGGSELDPNLIDPSPFPDRLPDDDETPFEALKKLIQDEGQKLPIQVRRHPVSEGRYQVVYGHRRWRAASQLGIKVKATILSLSDSELVVAQGIENAARQDLSWIERALFAWRMDGAGIKARDIRAALSIDDPELARMRSVCRAIPVDVIEAIGRAPKVGRPRWISLASALGEDPSALARVRETLSADKVSGQPSDERFKHALAALKKPASRTRTHVEMKAPSGQVVGKATFSMGDIKLAVATEYAPAFSDFVEEELPALLERFFAREGGG, from the coding sequence ATGGCGAAACGTCCCGCAGGCAAGTCGATTCTCGCGAACTTTGGAGCCTTCTCGCAGCCGGACGCGGAAGCTCCAGCTCCGTCTGGACCGAAGGATCCGTCGACGCCGCCGGTGCAACCGGTCGCGCGCGTTGGCGCGGGCGTAATTGGTGCAACACAGCGATCGTTGACGGAGCTGCGAGAAGAGCGCGACAATTTGCGTGCGCTTGTCGAGGCCGGTGGAGGCTCTGAACTCGATCCAAACTTGATCGATCCATCGCCGTTTCCGGACAGGCTACCCGATGACGACGAGACCCCGTTCGAGGCTCTAAAGAAGCTGATCCAGGACGAGGGCCAAAAGCTCCCGATTCAGGTTCGACGGCATCCTGTCTCCGAAGGGCGCTACCAGGTTGTCTATGGGCATCGCCGTTGGCGGGCGGCATCGCAGCTTGGCATCAAAGTCAAAGCGACGATTCTGTCATTGTCGGACAGCGAGCTTGTCGTGGCGCAAGGCATAGAGAATGCCGCGCGGCAAGACCTGAGCTGGATCGAGCGCGCGCTGTTCGCGTGGCGAATGGATGGGGCTGGCATCAAGGCACGGGATATCCGGGCGGCGTTGTCGATTGATGATCCTGAATTGGCGCGCATGAGATCCGTTTGCCGTGCGATTCCCGTGGACGTGATCGAGGCGATCGGCCGCGCGCCGAAGGTCGGCCGGCCACGGTGGATCTCGCTGGCGTCGGCCCTTGGTGAAGATCCGTCGGCGCTGGCTCGGGTGCGCGAAACCTTGTCAGCTGACAAGGTTTCCGGACAGCCATCGGATGAAAGGTTCAAGCACGCTCTCGCTGCGCTGAAGAAGCCTGCGAGCCGAACGCGGACCCACGTCGAGATGAAAGCCCCATCAGGACAGGTTGTCGGAAAGGCGACCTTCTCCATGGGCGATATCAAGCTTGCGGTCGCGACGGAGTATGCGCCGGCGTTCAGCGACTTCGTCGAGGAGGAGCTGCCGGCGCTTTTGGAGCGATTTTTTGCCCGCGAGGGCGGAGGATGA
- the repA gene encoding plasmid partitioning protein RepA, with translation MAVQAAISMQSEDPADKIVRHAGLLSEHLQARRQQMYPPDAQKSLRTFMIHEVSRLTSIPESTLKLMSNEGKGPVPARLENNHRVYTLAQINELRELFAAQRPAEALRFLPHRREGEHLQILAVANFKGGSAKTTTSAHLAHYLALHGYRVLAIDLDPQASLSAMFGAQPEMDVRQNETIYAALRYDKERRPISEIIRPTYFTGIDLIPGNIEVMEYEHETPRFLSQQRRDGDDSIFFERLRLALADVEDRYDVVILDTPPSLGFLTLGAIYAATGLLVTVHPAMLDVMSMSQFLLMMGDLISVVRDAGATMRQDFLRYVVTRHDPMDHSQVHVVSMLRHLFTEDVLTSTAIESAAIETAGLAKRTLYELESGNISATTAKRARESIDAVNDQILGLIKQSWGRS, from the coding sequence ATGGCTGTGCAAGCCGCAATCAGCATGCAGAGCGAAGACCCCGCCGACAAGATCGTTCGGCACGCTGGCTTGCTCTCGGAGCACCTGCAGGCGCGGCGCCAGCAGATGTACCCGCCGGACGCACAGAAGAGCCTCAGAACCTTCATGATCCACGAGGTGTCTCGGCTGACGTCCATTCCGGAGTCGACCTTGAAGCTTATGTCGAACGAGGGAAAAGGTCCGGTCCCTGCCCGCCTGGAAAACAATCATCGCGTCTATACGCTGGCGCAGATCAACGAGCTTCGGGAACTTTTTGCTGCCCAGCGCCCGGCGGAGGCCTTGAGATTCTTGCCGCATCGCCGCGAGGGCGAACACCTACAAATTCTGGCGGTCGCGAATTTCAAGGGTGGCAGCGCCAAGACGACAACGAGTGCGCATCTAGCGCACTACCTGGCGCTGCACGGCTATCGCGTTCTGGCGATTGATCTCGATCCCCAAGCGTCGCTCTCCGCAATGTTCGGCGCGCAGCCGGAAATGGACGTTCGGCAAAATGAGACGATTTATGCGGCTCTGAGATACGACAAGGAGCGCCGGCCAATCTCTGAGATAATCAGGCCAACGTACTTCACCGGTATCGATCTGATCCCGGGGAATATCGAGGTCATGGAGTATGAGCATGAGACGCCCCGGTTTCTGTCGCAGCAGCGGCGGGACGGCGATGACAGCATCTTTTTCGAGCGGTTGCGTCTCGCCTTGGCGGACGTTGAGGATCGGTATGACGTCGTCATTTTGGACACCCCCCCTTCCCTCGGCTTTCTGACGCTCGGCGCGATTTACGCCGCGACGGGCCTTCTCGTCACCGTCCATCCTGCGATGCTCGACGTCATGTCGATGAGCCAGTTCCTTCTCATGATGGGCGATCTGATTTCGGTTGTTCGGGATGCCGGCGCGACGATGAGGCAGGACTTCCTGCGCTATGTCGTCACGAGGCACGATCCCATGGATCATTCACAGGTCCATGTTGTCTCGATGCTGCGCCATCTCTTCACCGAGGATGTGCTGACGTCGACGGCCATTGAGAGCGCGGCGATCGAAACCGCCGGCTTGGCGAAGCGCACGCTCTATGAACTTGAATCCGGCAACATCTCGGCAACGACCGCGAAGCGTGCCCGTGAGTCGATCGACGCCGTCAACGACCAGATCCTCGGTCTTATCAAGCAAAGCTGGGGGCGGAGCTGA
- the traI gene encoding acyl-homoserine-lactone synthase, whose product MRALAIPADTHNDFADLVDSMHRLRARVFKDRLGWTVDVRDGRESDQFDGFSPTYIVALSSRSQIVGCARLLPATGPTMMDVLFPDLGASGLYKPNAFMIESSRFCVDTALDEGRAGGSLHDATLTMFAAIIEWAMVSGYREIVTGTDLRIERILNRAGWPMKRLGEPRRIGETTAVAGVLPADRRSFERVRPASYYSTFCPQLRAA is encoded by the coding sequence ATGCGGGCACTGGCTATTCCTGCCGATACGCATAATGACTTTGCTGATCTCGTCGATTCCATGCATCGACTTCGTGCCCGTGTCTTCAAGGATCGGTTGGGCTGGACGGTCGACGTGCGGGACGGCCGCGAAAGCGACCAGTTCGACGGCTTCTCGCCGACCTACATCGTCGCGCTATCCTCCCGGTCGCAGATCGTCGGCTGCGCGAGGCTGCTGCCGGCGACCGGCCCGACCATGATGGACGTGCTCTTCCCGGACCTCGGGGCCTCTGGCCTCTACAAGCCAAACGCCTTCATGATCGAGAGTTCCCGCTTTTGCGTCGACACGGCGCTCGACGAGGGAAGGGCAGGGGGATCGCTCCACGACGCCACACTGACCATGTTCGCCGCGATCATCGAATGGGCGATGGTGAGTGGTTATCGCGAAATCGTCACCGGCACCGACCTGCGCATCGAACGCATCCTCAACCGCGCCGGCTGGCCGATGAAGCGGCTAGGCGAGCCACGCAGGATCGGCGAGACGACTGCCGTCGCGGGCGTCTTGCCCGCCGACCGACGCAGCTTCGAGCGAGTCCGGCCCGCTTCCTATTACTCGACCTTCTGCCCGCAACTGCGCGCAGCCTGA